One part of the Sphingopyxis sp. TUF1 genome encodes these proteins:
- the rlmB gene encoding 23S rRNA (guanosine(2251)-2'-O)-methyltransferase RlmB — protein sequence MRQFSRHRRPTGGNQRGQAVRFWGRHAVVAALANPDRTVKRIWGTREALGQLDLPPVVPISYADVADLARLVARDAPHQGLVIEVDPLESTYLGDLLQEEVDAESKRPLVILDQVTDPHNIGAVLRSAAAFDAAAIITQDRHSPPESGVIARSASGALETVPWVRVVNLSRALEEIAEAQYWRIGLMGDTETTLGETLDGSKVALVLGSEGDGMRHNVMEHCDVLAKLPISPRMESLNISNAAAIALYAVATAG from the coding sequence ATGAGACAATTTTCCCGCCATCGCCGCCCGACGGGCGGAAACCAGCGCGGACAGGCTGTCCGGTTTTGGGGCCGTCACGCCGTCGTTGCCGCGCTCGCCAACCCCGACCGTACCGTCAAGCGCATCTGGGGCACGCGCGAAGCGCTCGGCCAGCTCGACCTGCCGCCGGTGGTCCCCATCAGCTACGCCGACGTCGCCGACCTTGCGCGACTCGTCGCGCGCGACGCGCCGCATCAGGGGCTGGTGATCGAGGTCGATCCGCTCGAGAGCACCTATCTCGGCGATTTGTTGCAGGAAGAGGTCGATGCGGAAAGCAAGCGCCCGCTCGTCATCCTCGACCAGGTCACGGACCCGCATAATATCGGCGCCGTGCTGCGCTCGGCCGCGGCATTCGACGCGGCGGCGATCATTACGCAGGACCGCCACAGCCCGCCCGAAAGCGGCGTCATCGCGCGTTCGGCGTCGGGCGCGCTCGAAACCGTGCCGTGGGTGCGCGTCGTCAACCTGTCGCGCGCGCTGGAGGAAATCGCCGAGGCGCAATATTGGCGCATCGGGCTGATGGGCGATACCGAAACGACGCTGGGCGAAACGCTCGACGGCAGCAAGGTCGCGCTGGTGCTCGGTTCCGAGGGCGACGGGATGCGCCACAATGTGATGGAACATTGCGACGTGCTCGCCAAACTCCCCATCTCGCCGCGGATGGAGAGCCTCAATATCTCGAACGCCGCCGCGATCGCGCTCTACGCGGTGGCGACGGCAGGCTGA
- a CDS encoding DUF736 domain-containing protein, whose translation MAAIGFVNGTIEKGFVGQLKTLSIRAAIEIRTNRSKNGDVQPDYRVYSEGVEIGAGWVRICEASGKPFVSLTLAAPEFGPRRIYANLGRAAGQDSDDAYAIIWNPDN comes from the coding sequence ATGGCAGCTATCGGCTTTGTGAACGGCACCATCGAAAAAGGTTTCGTGGGCCAGCTGAAAACCCTCTCGATCCGCGCAGCGATCGAAATCCGCACCAATCGTTCGAAGAACGGCGACGTCCAGCCCGACTACCGGGTCTATTCCGAAGGCGTCGAGATCGGTGCCGGCTGGGTCCGCATCTGCGAGGCTTCGGGCAAGCCCTTCGTGTCGCTGACGCTTGCCGCTCCCGAGTTCGGGCCGCGCCGGATCTACGCCAACCTCGGCCGCGCCGCCGGCCAGGACAGCGACGACGCCTATGCGATCATCTGGAACCCCGACAACTGA
- a CDS encoding serine hydrolase domain-containing protein — MPNAFLSFVSSALAAATPVVPAPDTQLAHRLDLVIERSIAEKKIVGAVVLVARDGRVIYRRAAGWADREARRPMREDAIFRLASVSKPIVSATLMRLVEEKRVSLDDKVTKWLPDFKPKLADGQAPDITLRHLLTHTSGLSYRFLEPKHSDYHRWNVSDGFDQTGLDMKEALYRLGKTRLAFPPGKGWRYSLGTDVIGAVIEKATGQNLPSAVKTRVTGPLRMNDTGFTVRDLSRLAVAYADGQPEPVRMADGMTIPMGEGSVRFAPGRTFDSISYPSGGAGMVGTADDVMRFLENIRRGGGTILSPVTVTAMMRDQVGPQAQTQGEGWGFGYGWAVLVDPSGTGTPQSPGTIQWGGAYGHSWFVDPAQKLTVVALTNTALEGMSGAFPAAVRDAVYGRRSGYGASEVPATAGQITSIL; from the coding sequence ATGCCCAACGCTTTTCTTTCCTTCGTTTCGTCAGCACTTGCCGCTGCCACCCCCGTCGTTCCGGCGCCGGACACCCAATTGGCGCATCGTCTGGATCTGGTGATCGAACGCTCGATCGCGGAAAAGAAGATCGTCGGAGCCGTGGTGCTTGTGGCCCGCGACGGCAGAGTCATCTATCGTCGCGCGGCCGGGTGGGCCGATCGGGAAGCAAGGCGGCCGATGCGTGAGGACGCGATTTTTCGTCTGGCTTCGGTTTCGAAACCGATCGTATCGGCAACCCTGATGCGGCTTGTCGAGGAGAAGCGCGTCAGTCTGGACGACAAGGTGACCAAATGGCTGCCCGACTTCAAACCCAAACTGGCGGACGGTCAAGCGCCTGACATCACGCTGCGACATTTGCTGACCCACACCTCTGGGCTGAGCTATCGATTCCTCGAGCCGAAGCACAGCGATTATCATCGATGGAACGTGTCCGACGGATTTGATCAGACTGGGCTGGACATGAAGGAGGCGCTGTACCGCCTCGGCAAGACAAGACTGGCCTTTCCCCCCGGGAAGGGCTGGCGATACTCGCTGGGAACCGACGTCATCGGCGCGGTGATCGAAAAGGCGACGGGTCAAAATTTGCCGAGCGCGGTTAAAACGAGGGTGACCGGACCGCTTAGGATGAACGATACCGGCTTTACCGTCCGCGATCTCTCGCGATTGGCTGTTGCTTACGCCGACGGGCAGCCTGAGCCGGTGCGCATGGCCGATGGCATGACGATTCCGATGGGCGAGGGGTCAGTCCGCTTTGCGCCGGGTCGGACCTTCGATTCCATTTCCTATCCGTCTGGCGGCGCGGGCATGGTTGGGACCGCGGACGATGTCATGCGCTTTTTGGAAAATATACGCCGCGGCGGAGGGACTATCCTGTCACCTGTCACGGTGACAGCTATGATGCGCGATCAAGTCGGCCCACAGGCACAGACGCAAGGCGAAGGCTGGGGCTTTGGTTATGGCTGGGCAGTGCTTGTCGATCCATCGGGAACCGGCACGCCGCAATCGCCTGGTACAATCCAGTGGGGCGGCGCCTACGGCCATAGCTGGTTTGTCGATCCCGCGCAGAAACTGACCGTCGTCGCTTTGACTAACACGGCACTGGAAGGAATGTCGGGTGCCTTTCCCGCGGCCGTTCGCGACGCGGTTTATGGCCGTCGCTCCGGATACGGCGCGAGCGAGGTTCCGGCAACAGCGGGTCAGATCACATCCATATTATAA
- a CDS encoding DNA-3-methyladenine glycosylase family protein, whose amino-acid sequence MGLSQQQLNAGIDALAARDANFARALGNAGYPEPRIRDRGYTTLLRTIVGQQVSVAAATSIWNKLEAEFGAGCPAEVIAAADFDTLRACGLSGQKQGYAKSLAQLILDGELTFDALPADDEEAIALLTKVKGIGRWSAEIYLLFAEGRPDIWPAGDLAVQEAVGRILQLGGRPSEKQARELAETWRPHRGAAAIFSWHCYNMDVI is encoded by the coding sequence ATGGGCCTGAGCCAGCAGCAGTTGAACGCGGGAATTGACGCGCTGGCGGCGAGGGATGCCAATTTCGCGCGCGCGCTCGGCAACGCCGGCTATCCCGAACCGCGCATCCGCGACCGCGGCTACACGACGTTGCTGCGCACCATCGTCGGCCAGCAGGTCAGCGTCGCCGCGGCCACATCGATCTGGAACAAGCTGGAGGCTGAATTCGGCGCGGGCTGTCCCGCCGAGGTGATCGCCGCCGCCGATTTCGACACGCTCCGCGCGTGCGGCCTGTCAGGGCAGAAGCAAGGCTATGCCAAAAGCCTCGCGCAGCTGATACTCGACGGCGAACTCACGTTCGACGCGCTACCCGCCGACGACGAAGAAGCGATCGCCCTGCTCACCAAGGTCAAAGGCATCGGGCGCTGGTCGGCCGAAATCTACCTGCTCTTTGCCGAAGGCCGCCCCGACATCTGGCCCGCGGGCGACCTTGCCGTGCAGGAAGCCGTCGGCCGTATATTGCAACTGGGCGGGCGGCCGAGCGAGAAGCAGGCGCGCGAACTCGCCGAAACTTGGCGCCCGCACCGCGGCGCCGCCGCGATCTTCAGCTGGCACTGTTATAATATGGATGTGATCTGA
- a CDS encoding tyrosine-type recombinase/integrase — MKKLTALAIKAALANPGTYQDGDGLFLKVDKRGGAYWLLRLQRDGKRQDIGLGSAKLLPLLEARQKANELRKAVKIDRRDVLAERKSEAAAKVTFREAARQYHKENAAGWKSAIYARQWLASLESHAFPKLGDVPTGGITAADIIEVLMPIWQEIPETARQVRNRICVVLDYAHAKGWRSNEAPSGNGSLKAGRGLPRQVKSRENRKAMPYSTLPAFLAALRRKPAFGRLALELLILTGVRSQEVRLATWDEFDFDERLWTIPGDHMKRGNAHVVPLSDAALAVVARAKAFRRSDVDVVFPGAAGKPMSDMTLLKVLRDMKEPFHVHGFRSTFTDWAANEGFADAVVEAALAHKTPDAVQAAYRRTTYLGTPDQPGARVKLMEAWGSYCAGDAPETE; from the coding sequence ATGAAAAAGCTTACGGCTTTGGCGATCAAGGCAGCATTGGCGAATCCTGGCACCTATCAGGACGGCGACGGCCTGTTTCTGAAGGTCGATAAGCGCGGCGGGGCTTATTGGCTATTGCGTCTGCAGCGCGATGGTAAGCGGCAAGACATTGGCTTGGGCAGCGCCAAATTGCTTCCGCTCTTGGAGGCTCGCCAGAAAGCCAACGAGCTCCGCAAGGCGGTCAAGATCGACCGGCGCGATGTGCTGGCCGAGAGGAAGAGTGAAGCTGCTGCGAAGGTGACATTCCGCGAAGCGGCTCGCCAATATCACAAAGAGAATGCGGCCGGATGGAAAAGTGCCATCTATGCGCGCCAATGGCTTGCCAGCCTCGAAAGCCACGCCTTTCCGAAATTGGGCGATGTTCCGACCGGCGGAATCACCGCAGCGGATATCATCGAGGTATTGATGCCGATCTGGCAGGAGATTCCCGAAACGGCCCGACAGGTACGCAACCGAATCTGCGTTGTTCTGGACTATGCTCACGCCAAAGGCTGGCGCTCCAACGAAGCCCCGTCTGGAAATGGCAGCTTGAAAGCGGGACGTGGATTGCCTCGCCAAGTGAAGTCGCGCGAGAATCGCAAGGCCATGCCCTACAGCACGCTGCCCGCTTTCCTCGCAGCTTTGCGGCGAAAGCCAGCATTTGGAAGGTTGGCGCTCGAACTGCTTATTCTGACCGGCGTACGCAGCCAGGAGGTCCGGCTCGCGACGTGGGACGAGTTTGATTTTGATGAGCGGCTGTGGACGATACCCGGTGACCATATGAAGCGGGGCAACGCCCATGTTGTTCCGCTCTCCGACGCGGCGTTGGCTGTGGTGGCGAGAGCAAAAGCCTTCCGGCGTTCTGATGTCGATGTGGTTTTCCCGGGAGCGGCCGGCAAGCCAATGTCCGATATGACGCTGCTCAAGGTGCTGCGCGACATGAAGGAGCCGTTCCACGTCCACGGTTTTCGGTCCACCTTCACCGACTGGGCCGCCAATGAGGGCTTTGCCGACGCCGTGGTGGAGGCCGCGCTGGCGCACAAGACGCCCGACGCAGTGCAGGCCGCCTATCGGCGTACAACCTATCTAGGCACACCGGATCAGCCCGGCGCCCGCGTCAAATTGATGGAGGCGTGGGGGAGCTACTGTGCTGGGGATGCTCCCGAAACGGAATAG
- a CDS encoding ParB/RepB/Spo0J family partition protein, with amino-acid sequence MKLDFIDVDHLSIAATNMRGKGKDPDVSDLLPSVRARGVLVPLLVRPNRAEGHYEIVAGRRRYTAINAVAREGGAVKPIPCAILDEGDDADALEASMLENLARVQPDEVSQWEAFVALVKAGRSVHEVADSFGFEPRTVKRILALGNLLPRIRTLYRRGEIDAGTVRHLTLASKSQQKAWLALLDDESAYCPTGHQLKAWLFGGNAIAVKLALFDVAEAKLAIVSDLFGEDSYFADSDAFWWAQIAAIEARKAEYLEAGWSDVVIMERGDWFRSWDFVRAGKRKGGRIYVEVRDSGEVSFHEGYVTTKEAKRLSSGGSGSDGCAVTDKPSRPEVSGPLNAYIDLHRHAAVRADLASHGAVALRAMLAHVIAGADLWRVDTESQRAPKEDIAESVETSSAETAFDERRRAVLAVLGFDEDTPTVTGRPLHRPPFAPLFARLLELPDPVVLEIVAIVMGETLAAGSEAVEMIGVHLGTDMRQHWQADAAFLDQLRDREVLLAITGEVADAEVAAANAGEKAKALKTIIAHSLAGTNGRTKTGPWAPRWMAFPPTAYTARGGVGSVKAAGRVAFELSASADADATEQGGAADDDETPLAA; translated from the coding sequence ATGAAGCTCGATTTTATCGATGTGGACCATCTGTCGATTGCGGCGACCAACATGCGCGGGAAGGGCAAAGACCCCGATGTGTCCGACCTGCTCCCCAGCGTTCGCGCGCGCGGGGTGCTGGTTCCGCTGCTTGTTCGTCCGAACCGTGCCGAAGGGCATTATGAGATCGTTGCGGGCCGTCGTCGCTATACCGCCATCAACGCCGTGGCGCGCGAAGGTGGAGCGGTGAAGCCGATCCCCTGCGCGATCCTCGACGAGGGTGATGACGCCGATGCGCTCGAAGCGTCGATGCTGGAAAATCTCGCCCGCGTTCAGCCCGACGAGGTCAGCCAGTGGGAGGCGTTCGTTGCCTTAGTGAAGGCGGGCCGGTCGGTCCACGAGGTCGCCGACAGTTTCGGGTTCGAGCCGCGCACGGTGAAGCGCATTCTTGCGCTGGGTAACCTGCTCCCCCGCATCCGCACCCTCTATCGGCGCGGCGAGATCGATGCGGGCACGGTGCGGCACCTGACGCTCGCATCGAAAAGCCAGCAGAAGGCGTGGCTTGCCTTGCTGGACGACGAGAGCGCCTATTGCCCGACCGGCCATCAGCTCAAAGCATGGCTGTTCGGTGGCAATGCCATCGCAGTAAAACTCGCGCTGTTCGATGTTGCCGAGGCGAAGCTTGCCATCGTCTCGGACCTGTTCGGCGAGGACAGCTATTTTGCCGACAGCGATGCGTTCTGGTGGGCGCAGATAGCGGCCATCGAAGCGCGCAAGGCCGAGTATCTCGAAGCGGGATGGTCCGACGTCGTTATCATGGAACGCGGCGACTGGTTCCGGTCGTGGGACTTTGTTCGTGCGGGCAAGCGCAAGGGCGGCCGTATCTATGTCGAGGTGCGCGACAGCGGCGAGGTCAGCTTCCACGAAGGCTATGTCACCACCAAGGAAGCCAAGCGGCTTTCGAGCGGCGGCAGTGGTAGTGACGGCTGTGCGGTCACCGACAAGCCGAGCCGTCCCGAAGTATCGGGTCCGCTCAATGCCTATATCGATCTCCATCGCCATGCAGCGGTGCGCGCCGATCTGGCGAGCCACGGCGCCGTCGCACTCCGGGCGATGCTTGCGCATGTCATCGCGGGCGCCGACCTGTGGCGCGTCGATACCGAAAGCCAGCGGGCACCCAAGGAAGATATCGCCGAGAGCGTCGAAACCTCCTCTGCCGAAACTGCCTTCGACGAGAGGCGCCGCGCAGTGCTCGCAGTGTTGGGGTTCGACGAAGATACCCCGACCGTCACGGGAAGGCCGCTTCACCGGCCCCCTTTTGCGCCCTTGTTCGCGCGGCTGCTCGAACTTCCCGATCCGGTGGTTCTGGAGATCGTGGCGATCGTCATGGGCGAGACCTTGGCGGCGGGCAGCGAGGCGGTCGAGATGATCGGCGTTCACCTTGGCACCGATATGCGCCAGCACTGGCAAGCCGACGCGGCCTTCCTCGACCAGCTGCGCGACCGCGAAGTGCTGCTCGCCATCACCGGCGAGGTTGCGGACGCCGAGGTGGCGGCAGCGAACGCGGGTGAGAAGGCCAAGGCGCTTAAAACGATCATCGCCCATAGCCTTGCGGGCACCAATGGCCGCACCAAGACCGGACCGTGGGCTCCGCGGTGGATGGCCTTTCCGCCGACCGCTTACACGGCGCGTGGCGGGGTCGGCAGCGTGAAGGCGGCGGGGCGCGTGGCGTTCGAACTGTCCGCGAGCGCCGATGCCGATGCTACCGAACAGGGCGGCGCGGCCGATGACGACGAGACGCCGCTCGCGGCATGA
- a CDS encoding 2Fe-2S iron-sulfur cluster-binding protein: MAKLIVVTRDGTEHEIQGDTSLTVMENIRDAGFDELLALCGGCCSCATCHVHVEAGDRDAMPAMSEDENDLLDSTTDRDETSRLSCQIPFSDALDGLKVRIAAED, encoded by the coding sequence ATGGCCAAGCTGATTGTGGTGACGCGCGACGGCACCGAACATGAGATCCAAGGCGACACCAGCCTGACGGTGATGGAAAATATCCGCGACGCCGGGTTCGACGAACTGCTCGCGCTGTGTGGCGGCTGCTGTTCGTGCGCAACGTGCCACGTCCATGTCGAGGCGGGCGACAGGGACGCGATGCCGGCGATGAGCGAGGATGAGAACGACCTGCTCGATTCGACCACCGACCGCGACGAGACGTCGCGCCTGTCGTGCCAGATCCCGTTCAGCGACGCGCTCGACGGACTGAAGGTGCGGATCGCCGCGGAGGATTGA